CCATGGCCAGCTGATTCCTTAACATTTAAGGAAAAGTTTGTTTAAATCTCTcatagaattgtgtgtgtgtgtgtgtgtgtgtgtgtgtgtgtgtgtgttgctttagGAAAGGGAATGCATAAAGCATTAAGTCAATAATCATGACATTCCTGAGAAAAACAATGGCATCCTCTATggagatagaagaaagaggagaaaaatgattacttttattaatttttaaagcatttattaacATACAGTAGCCTTCgtgataaagagaaagaaagggagggagggaggggaagagagagagagagagagagagagagagagagagagagagagagagagagagagagagagatgaaagttCCCTTAACCTGGTAAGAGGCTTTTCTGAAGCCCACAGCTGACAGCacagtgaatgagagagagagagaaagagaccttCACCCTGTAATCCTCTGGTGCCGTTCAATACTGAACTAGAGTTGTAATCAAAAAAAGTAGGGGTCTGCGCTTGCGCGGGCGCGGGCTCGCTCGCCGGCCGACCTGTGGGCCGGCGCCAGGGGTCATGGGAAATGCACTTATCATTGACTTCAGAAGAGAGAAGGCTAACGATGGAAAACACTTGGAAAGTGACCAGAAAGCTGTCCTCGGTGCCAGGCCCAGTTGATGTCACAGGCTAAGTCTTCCCCAGAGAGGAGCGGCTGGAAGCACCATGATGGGATCAAAGCTCATGACAAGAGGCCTCCGATGTTGACCTCATCAAACCAGGACTTGTCACCTCACCTCGCTGACATGGGGCAAATAAAGCATTACTTCTGTGGCTGCTGCGCCGCTTTCACCAACGTGGCCATCACGTACCCGGTTCAGAAGATCCTCTTCCGGCAGCAGCTGTACGGCATCAAAACCCGGGACGCCATCCTGCAGTTGAGGAAGGATGGGTTCCGCAACTTGTACCGGGGAATCCTCCCCCCACTGATGCAGAAGACGACAACGCTGGCGCTTATGTTTGGTCTGTATGAGGACCTGTCGCGCCTGCTCCGCAAGCACGTGAGCAACGCTCCTGAGTTTGCCACCCGAAGTGTGGCTGCGCTGCTTGCCGGGACAACAGAAGCCATTCTCACTCCATTGGAAAGGGTTCAGACTTTGCTTCAGGACCACAAGCATCACGATAAGTTCACAAACACTTACCAGGCCTTCCGGGCGCTCAGATGCCATGGGGTTGCAGAGTATTACCGAGGCTTGGTGCCCATCCTTTTCCGAAATGGGTTCAGCAATGTCCTTTTTTTTGGCCTTCGAGGGCCCATTAAGGAGCATCTGCCTACTGCCACTACACAGAGTGCACATCTGGTCAACGACTTCATCTGTGGAGGTGTGCTCGGAGCCATGCTGGGCTTCTTAAGCTTCCCCGTTAATGTTGTAAAAGCTCGAATACAGTCTCAGATTGGTGGGCCGTTCCAGTCTCTCCCCGTGGTTTTCAAGACAATCTGGATAGAACGGGACAGGAAACTGATCAATCTTTTCAGAGGTGCACATCTGAATCACCACCGCTCGCTCATCTCCTGGGGAATAATCAATGCAACTTATGAGTTTTTGTTAAAGATTGTGTGATACCTGAGATGTTATTCTCAACTGAGTAGACCTAAGGAAAATGCAATTTGGCTTTGTTCCTAATTGGCTTAAATACAGGTAGTGTCATTAAGATCAAGCCCTAATTACGGACAAAGCCTTGACAAACAGTGCAGATTTCAGTGGGCAGGGGTCAGGGTTGGGGTTTGGTCATTTCTCCAGAGCCTCAGGCTGTTGCCTGGGAACCAGCCTGTACCTGATGGCCTTTCAGGGCAACTGTCTCATCCTCCCGGAAGGGTTGCTAGGCCTTCTGTGTGGAAACTGTGGCATCAGCAGCCAGAACACATGCTCCTGGCCCAGGGCTTCTCAGGCTCACTCTCACCTCATGTATTTTGTCTCTGCTCATAGGAGAGTCATCGTCATTAAACCCGAGCTCTGCATGGAGGACTGGAGCAGAGGTGGTGCTCAGTGCCATGGCTGTGGCTCCATGATGAATTGTTGGGGTTAGCTTTGAAATGACGCGCTGTTAAGATAGCCATTCTCCAAACTATTTCTGTTCAGTTTTGATAGAATTAAGCAGCTAGTGAAAGCTTCCATTTTACTGTTTAGCTTTGAacattttctgtttaattctgAATATGACTTTAAGCCCTTCCAGAATGTCCTTGTGCTGTTTTTACTGAATTCATTGCCAAAAGATCGGGTGCCCTAGTTAACACATTGTGTGCTTCACCGCTGTAAGCGGTTCACTGCAAGCTCTACTGTTCTGCTTGACTTGTTTGTGCTACTGGTGTGGACACAGCCGACCAGTGGGTACACTGTCCCTTGTGAGTAGTAACTGTCATGTCTGTCCTGTTCTCTGGTactagactttaaaaaataaacacttccatacagtttttaaaaaaaaaaattaggaaaagagaaagaaatagggaaTTCAGATTTtaaatgaggctggagagatggctcagtggttaagagcactgactgctcttccagaggttctgagttcaattcccagcaaccacatggtggctcataaccatctgtaaagagatctgatgccctctcttggtgtgtctggagacagctacagtgcacttatatataataaatgaatctttaggggctggagagatggatcacaaccatctataatgggatccatgccctcttctggtgcgtctgacaGCTACACTGTATCcatgtatacaaaataaataaaagcagggaAGTAAAACTATATTAACTGATATTGTAATCCTACACTTTAAAAAGTCTAACGAACCCATGCACAAGCCCCCTAGGTAACTACAATTTCAGCAACATGGAGGATCTCACAAAGTCTGTAATGTTTCTATGCACTAACAAAAGGGAAGTGTGATCAGATGAAGGGAGCCACCGAGAACATGGGGAGGAGTCTGTGTAGATACACACATCCCTGAAGTAGCGGAGATGTAAACAAGCAAAGGTTCACAGGTCAGAAAGCAAGGGTTAAGGTGAGAGCAGCCCACCGTGCTAGTCAGCACACTCCCTACTGAGACCCTAAACAACTTTGCTAGCTTGGGAAAGTTAACCCTAAAATGCATATGGAATTACAAGAGACCCACAAGGACCAATAAAAGAAGCATCTTTAATAACAGGGAAATGAGATCAGACTCAGTTTTctgatttccatttatttttgcaAAGTTTCATTAGTCAAAGTTCGTAAGTAAACGTCCGGATCAATAGTATAGGATAAAGAGTCCAGAAGTGACTATAGAAAGTGCACCAGACTCACTAGTTTCCAGTAAGGATGCAAACCGCTTAGGAAAAATAtgcacacagagaggaagagagctcAGCCTTTCACACTGTGTGCAAAGTTAAAACAAGGTAGATCAAAAATCTAAATATCAGAATTGAAACCACAATcctgagaagaaaacagacacagcCTTGGTGACCTCGACTTAGGGGTGGTTTCCTGGATATGACACTAAAACCATAAGTATACAGTAATTAGACATCACAGGCCAGGCTAGGCATGGGGTGTGTAAACCCAGtgcataggcaggtggatctcttgagtttgaggtcaacccagtctacatagtgagactctgtcctgTATTAAAGAAATGAAGTGAAGGGGCttgaggtggctcagttggtaagggtAAACTGTGAGTGTGATAAGGGGAAGGCGCCAGACACAAGAGGCTGTCTGTGCACTGGATGAGGTATCCAAGATAGACAAAATCATACAGAAAGCAGACCTGTGATCATCAGAGACTGCGGGAGACGATAGATTATGGCTGCCTGATGAGTAAGGGGTTTCCTTTGCGGATGAATGTTCTGGAACTACTTTCTGGTGGTAGTTTTACATGGTCAGGGCGTGAAGTGGCACTGGTAGTAAACTTTGTCTTACCATAACTCTTAAAAGCTTTATTAGAGAGCTGGGCATATCTaccattaatcccagcagttggaaggCTCGAGGTTCGTGAGTTCAAGGTCCACCccgtctgcatagtgagttctaggacagccagggatataccaTGAGTCCCTATCTGAAACATAAATTAACAACAGGATTTATTAAAGATACTATATTTTTCTTGAAATGGCATAACAATACACATTACTGAgattaaaattctaaatttatAAGCATCTCAAAGaggattttttaatttcatttttaaataagtgaATTTTAGAATTCAGACAAGAAGAAAAGCTCTTTAGTCCAAAAGGGAATGAGGTGGAGGTTTGATTGGGAGCATCATGACAACTTGACAGTCACCTTCTGTCCCCTGCCCTGGGGTGACAATTTCCCCTGGGCTAATGAGGCTCAGTCAGGGGGAGACCAGCTTGGACTGAGGAGTGTGGGAAACTTTGCATATTTTGATTTGATTGCTTTACTTTGTGGATACTAAACTAGTTTTATTTTAACGTTTTATATTATTGTGTTAATATCACATGTTATAATATGTTTGTGTCCAAAACAATATGTATTCCGTCCAGGTCTGACTTGGTACAGAGTTACTCTCAGGACACTGCTTAAAAGCCAGTTGGATGACTTGGTATTTCTAGTTCTGCGTAAACTCTACTCAGCAAATTTCTATTTTCACTCTTCGTGAAGAGCAGtaatgtgtgtggtatatggggtgtgtgtgtgtgtgtgtgtgtgtggtatatggtgtgtgtgtgtgtgtgtgtgtggtatatggtgtgtgtgtgtgtgtgtgtggtatatggtgtgtgtgtgtgtgtgtgtgtggtatatggtgtgtgtgtgtgtgtgtgtgtgtgtgtgtggtatatggtgtatgtgtgtgtgtgtgtgtggtatgtgtgtgtttggtgtgtgtggtttgtggtatatatgtatatgtagtgtgtgtagttcatggtgtgtgtgtgtgtgtgtggtatgtgtggtatgtatgtagtatatgtatgtggtatatatatatgtgtgcatgtggtgtatgtgtgtgtgcagtgtgaatATGGAAtgttggtgtctgtatgtgtgtatgtagtgtatgtgtgtgtatgttgtatgcctgtgtgtgtaatataatgtgtgaatatgtgtgtgtagtatatgtagtatggtatgtatgtgcaggtgcacatgtacacaaaggTCAGAGGCTAATAGTCACTCTCTATCTTAGCCTCTCACTGAGCCTTGAGCTCAACAATTTATCTAGACCATgtggccagcaagctctggggaccctcctgcctcaccccttcaGCAGGCTGCTGTGCCTGACTTCTCTTGTgggttctgaactcaggtcctcaggtctacatagcaagtgcttcactaactgagccatccccaGCTGTAACTGCCACTTTCAAGGATAGTAAAAGATGACAGTAAGAAttcaactaagaaaaaaaaaaaaaaagaattcaactAAGGAGAGACACACCCCACCCCATGTCACACAAATCTGGGAGGGAAAGACACCCAGAGACCGGCCTGCCACCTCACAGCATGGGTGGGCTGTAGACACCAAGGGGCCTATTTGCTGCCATGCGGTGAAtcaaagacagaggaggaggtcATGGGGGGTGCGGTGCGGGGCTGGGGGGCTGCCAGCCATGTGGTCCGCCTACAGCAGGAGCTACTGCAATGTGCAAGTGTGTGGTGCACagatgggaagaaagagaagcagagcagCTTGAGCTTTATGAAGGGAGACGGGACTGGAGAGAGTGGAGAAGAACTGATTGTGAGTGCCAGCCCCACCACCTGAGGCTGCAGATGAGGGCCGTGTCTAAGTCTACGGCGCTGCAGTCACAGGGTCTGTAGGcacagatttttcaaaacctactttatttagggttcttaaacacttcaacctctcTTCCAGCCCACTGACCGGGATAGGGGAGAAAGAAGGCTGATAGGAAAAAGGGGTTGTagatctgtttagaagtagttctttgggggtggtTCCACTCTTCATTGTCAGTACAGCAGCCCAGTCTAATAGCAAATGCCAAACACGAATCTAGCAGTAAccagatccagcagaaacagcaaggctccaCCGGATCTCGGATCTGCACAAGTCAGCAGAAGCGGCAAGAAGACTATGAAAAGGTCTGTGGctcatttttctctatgaagtgaagaccagcgacgaccagcaaagaccagagaAGTGTCACACATGTTGGCAGTGCAACAGCATCATCTCACTGCAGGgctccatttatattcttttaacaTCACTCACCCTCTCaaatgtctgttttcagcaaaatatcacatgccctctcacaaagcagcttccagaaaaataccatGTGACACAGctgagttgttaaagaaaccagaaatgtctaCTTCAGGGTCAATGTAGATGTCTGTGGCTCATATTACCTCTAAAGACCATGAGACATCCCTGGTCTGGGAAGCTGCCTGGGACCATGTAGATGTCCAAGGGCCATACAGAACATGCCCTGTCTCTCATTGGCCGCAGCACTcaagagagcaggccctgcaccttgcctgggcaacacagtggagtTGGCCCTGATGACAAAAGGCATGGGCgagccagccccaagggtgtgagagtgtgagagtgggAGCGCTGGCACAGCTCATGGGCgagccagccccaagggtgtGAGAGTGGGAGTGCTGGCACAGCTcatgggtgagccagccccaagggtgtGAGAGTGGGAGCGCTGGCACAGCCCCGTGGACTAAGCACCTCaactgggcaacacagtggagctggctctgcagGCCTGGATGTGGTTAAGCCAACCCTGATCTGCCTCCTGCCAATGGCAGCATTGGGTGGCCTAGCTGGAGCAGTGCTAGAGAGCTTGCCCTTGTCCTGAAGATGGGGGAGAGCCAGCAGGTTGACCAGCTCAGCAACCACCCATGCCCAGACCCAcagctttgagttggcccaccccaaaatctacaACATCTGTGAACTGTTGGAGAGTGTGGAGGGGctggtcctgctgatccaaagctgcaggacctccatgacacagggcaacaacaggataaccgggaggagtcctggtgaggattcAATATTGATGGTatcacagaagccagagcctTGGACTGAAGcaatgattcattgcaatgaacatttgcaagtgaagaagTGTTGACAGAGGACATACTGTGGGAcgcactgtgacacactacagcttccacgatgagatgttttctgtgctttgttttggtctgctttgtgtgtgtgtgtgtgtgtgtgtgtgtgtgtgtgtgtgtgtgtgcgtgtgtgtgtgtgtgtgtgtgtgtgttgtctcttgagggggaggttgcaagggcggagggcagatatgaagggacagggagatgagtgggactggggtgcatgacaTGAAACTCTCGTTAAAGTTACACAGTTTTGTATGATAAGCAGAGTTTAAGGGAGCGGTGGTTGTAGTCAGTTTTGCAGCCATCTGAGTCTTGGCTCCATGGCAGGCAGAGTGAGGAGGTTAGTGAGAAGCTGCAGCGTGGAGAGCTGTCTCTGGGCATCGACAGGAATAGCTGCACCATGtgagaacagcagagagaaaatgcCACATGACAGGCTTGGCAACGCTGACCTACTTACTGGATTCCTATCAGAAACACAGTGGCAAAGCTGCAGAGGATGTGAGGGAAGGAATTAATCCAACAGAGAATTCCTTTACCTCAGAAAGCCTCTGATCAATACCGCCACTGAGTTGAAGGGTAGGAGGGCAATGTCTTACATGCAAATCGATCAAAGCCAAGGAGAGGGCCACATGTTAGTTCGTTCGGAGCTTACTGGAcagtgttttacatttatttttatttagcatcCATTAATATATCCATCTTTGTGGTTGGCATGTGCCCGTTACACCTTCTCATAATGGCCCCCACTCCCTTTGTGTGAACGCAGAGTTGGAGGAGCTTTGATATTGGCTGAATCACATCCGAGGGAGTGGAGCTCAGGGTGAACTAACAAAGTCCCAGAGGTTTCACTCTCCGTGTGCTGGGGATGGAGGCAGGCGAGGAGAGGGCTGGAAAGTatgagtgggggatgggaaagacACACCATCATCAGGAAGTAAAGGGCAGTCAGGGATGGTGGCAGTGTTGTAAGTATACAGAGGGACAGAGCCGGGGATCAgctcatttcttattttacataacAATCTGTTGTTAAATAAGTCGGGAATGATTGTTTAAAACTGAGGCTAAGGAGGTGGAGAGATCAGGCACTAACtggcttccattcccagcactcacatcagtgcctcacaagcacctgtaactccagccccagagaagcCTGAGCCCTCCTGTAGCCTCTGTAGGCGCCTGTATTCACAAGCATGTACACCCCTGCACACATTCCTccacatccatgcatgcatgtgtgtgcgtaatttaaaatagaagtcttttttaagtaaaattaaggCTAGTAAtccagaagaagaaggggaggaggaagaggaggaagaggaggaggaggagaaggaggaggaggaggaaggaggaggagggagaggaagaggagggggggaagaggtagaggaagaaaaagaaagatgaggcGGAGGGgccaaaaaggagaaaaggaggaggaggggaagaggaggaggagacagatgaggcagaggggagacaggagaggaggaggaggaggaggagggggagggggggaacaaAACCATCTCAGTAGCCTCACTTTGTAGCCTGACAGACTGgtaactcagagacctgcctacatctgcctcctgagcactaggaccaaagctgtgtaccaccatgccatgACTCCAAAATACGTGAGGCCCGCAGGGGGCTGCAGTAACTGTTGGATGCAGTGGGCAAACAGCCCCCGTTCACTCAGCCCATCTGCTCTTCTCAACTTATTAAGAGAATCATGTGGTCCACTTTCAACAGGAATATTAACAGATGTCTGTTTCCTTTCATCACACGTTTTCAAATGTATTGACATTTTACTCAATATTTGGGCGGTGGGAGAGATACTGTGTTACACGTGGAATCTGAAATAGTCAATAAGAAACGGTCCTCACAAGGGCATAGAGAAGAAGTAGAGTTGGAGCTAGGCCAGAAGGTCTTCTCAGCTGGCTTGCTTCCCGAGTGCTGAAAGGTGCTGTGCGGGCTGCTGGGGAGAGAAGTCATCACATCTTAACCGAGCTGTGGACCCCGCATGCTCACTACTAACGAGATGTGCCATACGGGAGCAAGAGGCCATTGCTAGTGTGACTGTTACAGCGCTAACAGCGTCTCTCTGGTTGGATTTAAAGACTGCTCCGGGAGAGGGAATCTATGTCCAATACTGGAACCTCATCCAAAAGCCGTGGCTGAGGATGTGATAAGCCCCACTGAGAAATCTATTGATTGCTAAGTAGCTGCTGTGCTTTCTGCATATCTGAAGTTTATGATCATAGATCAGTGCTTCTCTCTGCTTtggccagagaagcttccttttgcagtgGGCAGTGGTAATGACAGATTCTGACTGAAAGTAAGTGACTCGGCCTGAGTAGGATATTTGGATCACACCTCCAAGGTTCAGGGTGCATCCCAGAAGAGGGaccagaaagagtataagagggggcgatgagatggctcagctggtgcttgtcaccaaggccctgagtttgatccccagaatccacactgTTGAAGGAGGGAACCAATTCCCCTAAATTTGTCCTCTCACTTCCACGTGTGTACTGGgtcatgcatatgtgcatatatgcacacacacacacacacacacacacatgcagtacatacatacatgtgtttttttaattaatgtaagagtcagaggaggagAATTGAGGACTACTATCTTCCAGGCATGTGAAGCCATTGCCCCTCAAGAACACGCGGTGTCTGTGATAACCTGTTCAAGACAACAGTGTTCTTTATATAATGAGAAGGATACATTTATAAAAGCTCCTTAAGATATTCGTCACAATCTAAAGTAAAAAGCCAGGGTTActcaaggaaaccctgtctcaaaaaacaaaagaaaaacatgagatatatttcctttaaaacatCAAAGGGCAGTCGGAATACTGAGGACTAGGAGGATAGAAATCTAAGGATAGAAGAACCTAGAAGAACAAGCAGAGCATGGAGCCGATGGCCCTGAGACCTTTTGCCAAACTCACAAACTCGCCCTTCGGTTTTGTTGACCTCCCAGGAAACAGGCTAGAGGAAGGGACCATGGGACACAGCTAAGGTTCAGACCACAGCAGAGTGACACTGTAGCCTTACAACCCCTAGGACCAAGGTGAACCAAGGACGCGTGTCCCACTGTcaggacacacactcacagttcATGCTGCCCAAGGATGCCCCGTGGTTAGTGTTATTCAGCTCACGGCTCTCTTTCCCATCAGTTACAGCGTGCTTTAAAAGCTGAGCTCAGAGCTGGCACgatggtacatgcctataatcccagcaggtaagaagcagaaacagatggATCAAAACCTGAAGCCTGCCAGACTACAGAGAGAGGGTATAGTCTCGGGGTATCATGAGGTCTGTCAGTGACGGTCAGTAGTAAAAGATGGCAGGTACTCTTGGAACtagaaatacatttaaatgtgtatttttaaatctgtAGTACGACGAAGTTCCAAGTGAATGAATATTTACACCAGGCGTTTTTGAAGACTCAAAGAAAAATGCCTGGCACAAGACCGTACCTCAGGACTCTAAGTCTGACAATGTGGCTCGgctggtagagtgtttgcctaacaaGCATGGAGCCCCTGAATCCCCACCGTCACGTGAACAAGGTATAGTGGGCcgcacctgtaatgccagcactcaggaggtagaagcagagggtcagaagttcaagatcatctttgcTATGTAaagaattggaggccagcctaggctacctgagaccctgtatAAGGGGATCAAtacaaaaggagagggagggaggagagataaaTAATACTAAGGATGCTTTAAAAGTCTATaaggaatcattttaattttatgtaaaattatacacacacatatattttacacATAAGTATATACTTTAAAGGAAATTATGCCACTTGGGGTAATAATGCTTGCTGTAAAAGCCATAAAGTATCCAACAAAAAGCCCAGTGCCAAGGCATGGAGAAAACCTCTTTTCAAGGTGTTGGTCAGGAGAGTCCAAAAGACTCCTAAAACAATCGCTGTTGCCTTTTGTTGCCTCT
The sequence above is a segment of the Rattus rattus isolate New Zealand chromosome 11, Rrattus_CSIRO_v1, whole genome shotgun sequence genome. Coding sequences within it:
- the LOC116912114 gene encoding solute carrier family 25 member 51-like; its protein translation is MSQAKSSPERSGWKHHDGIKAHDKRPPMLTSSNQDLSPHLADMGQIKHYFCGCCAAFTNVAITYPVQKILFRQQLYGIKTRDAILQLRKDGFRNLYRGILPPLMQKTTTLALMFGLYEDLSRLLRKHVSNAPEFATRSVAALLAGTTEAILTPLERVQTLLQDHKHHDKFTNTYQAFRALRCHGVAEYYRGLVPILFRNGFSNVLFFGLRGPIKEHLPTATTQSAHLVNDFICGGVLGAMLGFLSFPVNVVKARIQSQIGGPFQSLPVVFKTIWIERDRKLINLFRGAHLNHHRSLISWGIINATYEFLLKIV